Below is a window of Quercus robur chromosome 6, dhQueRobu3.1, whole genome shotgun sequence DNA.
GACTGCATCTTGAGTAGTAGCAGCTATGCGGTGTGTATCATTGGGATCATTAGCAACTCTTTGAGTGGCGGTTTGGTCATACTGAGCTTCAAACTCAAAACAAGTAGTCTTTAGTGCGACATGCTCAGTTGGGTTATCATAGTCAGCATCACTAGTGTTCATTTGCCGATAAGGAACATGTTGGTCCTCATTGGCAACATGAGTATATGGAGCATGATAGTTAGCACCACCAATGTTGATTGGGGAAGGAGCTGTCTCTTCAGAATAATGACCAGTATGAGTGGCATTTGGATCATGAAAGTGTATGCCATGTGAATAACTAAACGATGCACTTGGTCCTTTGTTGGCATATTGAATGGGAAAAACATCTCGCTGGCCTCTTATGGGCTTTACACCCATGTACAACTCTGCACCTACAAATCCATATTGGTAGCCTAACATATCGAATATTGCATTGACACCATTATCATCTTCTACCAAAACTTGCTAGTAAATCACAGGATATGGATGACATTGAAAAGGAAATCTATACCAAATAGTAAGTTTTGAATCTTCTTTGTTTATATGAAGCGTGGATGCTACTCCATCACATAAATCTTCAAATGTAACACCCCAGCTTAATGGAAGCATAGAAGGAGGTGGCCCTTTGTAATAAACTCCATTTTCGCCATGTTTAATTATTCCACCGGAATGgatgagaaaaatgaacaacttttctgcCATTCACACTAAAACATAACAATAGTATTAATATATTAACACTACACAACCATTAAAATGCAATACAAGAAGGtaatccattaaaaatattgaATGTTTAAATAGCTAGAGTTGAGAGAATTCTATTAAAGTGGATTGGTTCACTGATAATTTATTACTGTCCATCATAGtagttaaaattattttatgtttcccTTTTCTTAAGTAACTTAGCATAACATTAATATTTAGAAGGATTTGTTATAGttacattaattattttatgtagCTCTTCATTTTGCTTCTTCTAAAACAAGATAGATTATATAATGTTCTCATGCATCCATATGATAATAGATAAATATTTCTAATAtcgtaaaattttatttattattattatacctaAAACATAGATTTTAAGGTTTATGAGCatatacttaattttttttttttttttttgtggctaaggaaaatttatgtcaattttgaaatatatttttgctaTATGAAATTTTAGGCAAGAATTCATGggcaaataatttaaaacatatcaTACAAACTAGTTCATGTTGCAAAACACATAatacaaaaacaagattttcatgaacaaataatttaacaaaaacaagattttcattCTTAGCTATTCTcctaaaacatatcaacatgaatattataaaaagaaaagtaactaCTTAAGAGATGTAACTCACCTTGTAATAGATAAAGAACGGATAGATATTTGCAACTGTTGTtccttatagttgtttgtagaATGTATGGCACGCATGAATTGAAAATGGTTAATAGAATTATGAGGGGAATAAGAGTGAGGAAGAAGGTTGATAGaatttttaggggaaaaaaagtagaaaataagAACCGTGGAAACTTCAATAACATTAGTGCTGTTTAAATAAGATGCAAGTTTCATATAAGTTAAATTCTTAGATTTTAAACTGTATAACTAGATTCGCCAATTGACCAAATACAATACAACACAGACCAAGATGGGACACTCTGATACAAACAAATTACTTAACTATAAACATATATTCACTGCAAAGAATGTCtgcaaaaatcttttttttttttcccgtttGTTTACAATGTGcatattaatcatttttttcttccataattttctctcatgcATGGACAAGAATCTAGCACTgataagaatctatgtactttttttttttagaataagaatCAATGTACTTGAATCTATCATTATTTGTTTCATAGGACAAATCATGCAAAGAATACTTTTACAATATGAAATGAAAGAATATGACATACACACAAACCAAATTGCTTCggtaaaaaaaaactactggCACACGGAAAGAATAAGAATATGTATACTTTTTAGAATaagaatccaattttttttttttctatccaaATAGTAAAGCCAAAACCTGGAACATGTATGCTTTAGCATACTGTTGGATTGTTACATCATTGGCACCCTCTGGTAGGTTTGAGAATATATTTCTTACCTAGGTTATTTTAAGGCCACCATATTCCAATGCTGTTGCAGGTGGTGTAACCCCAAGTAAATTCTGACAAACTATTCTCCAGTCCAAATTAGTGGGCCCGCACACTGCATTGCCATCAATAGGCAATCCTGTAATGATTGCTATATCCTGTAGAGTGATCGACATTTTACAAGTAAGTAGGTGAAATGTATGGGTTTCAAATCGCCATTGCTCCACCAAAAAAAGTAATAAGACCCCAGTCAAGATCTATATGTGGTAGGCGGGTAACACGATAATGTTTACATTGATGCAAATATGGGGCGATACGCTTGCCTAACTGCTgggagagaggggggggggggggtgcaaATGATTAGGGTCGCACTTGTAAGgtggaaatttgaattttttttaaaaaaaaaaaattacaatgttatATTGCtaatattgaaattattttcatgtaaattgaataattatagaTATTATTAggacattaataaattttgatcTCGCAACATACATTGCCTTCCATTGCATCATTAGAGATGTGATATTGTTGttggttgccacaattcttttttttttttcctcccattttcggcaacttggttgccacaattcttattttctctctcctcactccCCTACAATTTCAGCAACTTGGTTGCCATAATTGGTTTCCTTTCAGCCACTCCTCCTTCAAGCACTTCACCTGGTAGCTGGGCAGGAATTTCAAGCAGCAAGAATTTCGGTAATCTCATTaccgaaattcaaaattttttcccTCCTCCCATCATATCGTTTACCTTATTTCTCTCAtactttttgttagaattttaaCAACGATGTTGCCGAAATTCCTTCTCTTTCCTCAGTTTCCCAAATAACTTTGAACAATACCCATATCACAAATAAACTcgtttttttgtaatatttagCTAAAAGACTCGGTCTTGCAAAGCATATGTTAataattgacaattttttttttattaggagtTGTAATATACTCCCTCCATTTCACTTTTTTTGTCcggttgaaaagtcaaactttttaattaAGGGAATATCATTTATCGTCTtgtttaccttttaaaaatgtataagtttccaaaattacccttaaaaaaatttatcaaaaaattgaattagtaaattaataggggtataagaggaacattagtaaattaataacttttaattttagaaacagaacAATATTTTAGAACAtctcaaaatagaataaatgacaaaaaaaataggACGGAAGGAGTacattttttaagaagaaaatatatttgaaaagaatttattaatttacatgcataaatttattatttttgttgttgttgttgttgttgtgtgtgtttttttaatgtttgtaCATAATTTAACTCTATTTTTCTGACaaatatatgaaagaaaaaaaataatgaatacccttatattatttaataaaatattaaatacataTTAACTGCTACCCTCCATTCATTCGTTAATAAAAAGCTTTTAAATATTGCTGCTGGTATTCATATGCACGCATGATGCACCCTTACCTAGGAGATGGACGTCCCAGTTGGCCAATGACAACGGGAAACTATTGTCCTATCTCACGATTCTCACGGGTGCAGTGCATTGATGATTGCGCTTAACATCACAAGCGTTCACGCGTAcaagtacaaaagtctttttttACACAGTGATTAAGGGGAGTTCCAGTTGGTAATCACAAAcacctgatttttttttttttttgagaaaccacaAACACCTGATTTTGATTCTTATATTTTAGGGTAACGAttaattttgtctttattatttttaatttaaagtatATTTGGCCCTTATCATTAagttattaacaaaaaaaaaaaaaaagctgatatGGCAAACCATGCACACTGTTAACACATTTGCAGCGGACGTggcttatataataatattaaaaaaattaattaacataaaaatgtcacatcacctaaaatatataaaaattagagaaatacaaaaacaaaattaattagactgaaaatattttcttaaactttATTAGCAACCAATCACACAATGCATCCAAAACAAATCACACCCCAAAAAAATCCCTCACATGGAGtgcgtttggattgcactgaaaGTTGCTGAATTTGTGGCTGcgttttccagttttttttttttttttttctctcagccgcactatttgaccaagtccactgtgaacagtgcatttgtgcactgttcacggacccacaaattccactttttatcaactttttcattaaaaatgggtcccacgatattatttacacatttaaaaattattttgctacagtgttttcagtttcagttttcagtttcagcaaaaataagctcaatccaaacggacccatggTCACACCCAACTATTAAAACCCAGGACAATTGGgtatctttttctctctctaaatccAACAACTAGGGCATGTTTGGTGAGTGAGTTCAAActcatattttcacattttaaacaacattatacacatttgtacacattttttcacccacacgtatttcaaaaaactccAAACAACAACTCTCAAACTACTCTACTAAACACCCCCTAATTCAGCCATTGAAGTGAAATCATGGACGAAAAAACTCTATGCTAAAAATTCTTTCGTTTTCCTACGAATTTCCTAGTTTTGCGCAATAAACATAAATTGAGATCTTATGAGCTTGAAACACTATCCCTCTTACTATTGCATGGTTGGTTGATTTTGCTTTaagttgatttgggttttgctGCCGCAAATGAGTTGGATTGATTTAGGGTTTCTAGCATGGGttcatttgggttttgttgttgcGGTGTGACTAGGTTTTGGTGGGTGTGGATGATTAGTGGTGGCTGATGGTTGGTCTTGGGGAATTTGATCTCTAGATGGGTTTTAGTGTTTGGTTACCAGTAaagtggaagaaaaaaaaagaattagagaTGATTTGTTTTGGATGTATTGTGTGATTGGTTGGcaagaaagtgaaagaaaaaaagtttttttttttttttaatttttaatatatttttaggtgaggtgacgtttttttttttaattataattttttaatattattttataagccATGTCACCTCTAAATTTGCCAACAGTGCATATCATTTTCCACATAAACATTTTCTATTAGTGACTTAACGATaaaaaccaattttattttaagttaaaataacCGGGACCAAATTAATATCTACCAAAATGTAAAGACTAAATTGATCGTGATCTCAAAATGTAGAAACCAAAGCAGTATTTTTCCTTACCTTATATTTTGTTCCAAACAGACATGTATCGCACGATCTGGATACTCTCTTTTCTCACATCTATTAACTCTTGATCTCAATCTCAAATCTTTTGGATAAATGTCAAAACCACAACACCTTCCACCAAAACTATGGGTATGTTTGGTTGCGGTGAAAATAGAGAGAATGGAAAATTAGGAGAGGAAAATAAggtgaaaaatgacatttttcacCGTTTGGTTCAGgagagaaaacaagagagacagaaaatggagaggaaaatAATCCCTCTGGacccacatttttttattctcccaatttgggaggaaaatgGGTAAGAAAAGATGCTGAATGATGTAATTTACACAAATACCCTCATTTTATTGCACTCACTTACCCCTCTTACTTTCACActtatcatatattatataacaaagacataataattaatttatataaattacatttttcatcctttaatttttctctctatgaagaaaaatcaaatattttctattctttttacaaaattttcattctctcactttttcacTCCTTTAACCAAACAGACGCAAGACACCCTTTCGGTTGTTGGGTATAAATATACAATTTCAAggtttatcatatttttcacaCCATTGCTACATGCCTATATTATGTCGTTTACAAAAGTGCGAGGCTGCACTATTGCCAATTACCTAATCAAAAGCTCAACCAATCAAATACGTACGTtatccctttaaaaaaaaaagaaaaaaaaaatacgtaCGTTATCTTTGTCCCTTCTTCACTGTACTGAGTCCGTAAACCGTAATGCATGAAACACTATCCTCCTTTTTCCACACTCTCTCTTACAGAATTGCTCTGAAACTTTGAGAAATTGGAGATTACGACTTAAACAGTGTATGTCACTGTTAACTCATTTAATGCGGTCTTAGGAAACATCACTGAGTTTGCCACATATCAATCCAATTTTTGCAATTCATTAGCCCTCAGCTTATATCTACAAAAAGTACTATTTGTTCTTCAATCAAGACCTAAAGAGATCAAGGTTTCCATAATCAAGacctaaagaaaaaagaaatcaatttcattttttattcttcaattgTCTCTACTCTAGGTctaggtttctctctctctcactacaatttacaaagaaaccaaaaacaCCTTCCTATCTCAAGTTTAAGAAAAAATGAGTTGTGTGAATCTTAGTACATGGGTCCAAACCTGTTCATTGTTCAACCAAGCAGGTAGATCCAGATCCCCAAGTTTCCAAATCCTTCATCCTCTGAAAAACATACCTGTTTCCATCATATCCCAAAAACGACGAAGACCCATCTCATCTTTTTCAGTTTCTGCGGTGCTCACCAAGCAAGACACTCTCAGAGAAGAGGAAGAGTCTGAATCAGAACCCACTTTCAGTTTCAAAGGCTACGTTGCCCAGAAAGCCAATTCCGTCAACCAAGCCCTCGAAGCCTGTGTTTCGCTTAAGGACCCAAAGAAGATTCACGAGGCTATGCGCTATTCTCTCCTCGCCGGTGGCAAGCGAGTCCGACCCATGCTTTGCATCGCGGCGTGTGAGCTCGTCGGAGGCACCGAGTCCATAGCCATGCCCGCCGCTTGCGCCGTCGAGATGATCCACACCATGTCTCTCATCCACGACGATCTTCCTTGCATGGACAACGATGATCTCCGCCGTGGAAAGCCCACAAACCACAAAGTGTTCGGCGAGGACGTCGCGGTTCTCGCCGGCGATGCGCTTTTAGCCTTCGCTTTCGAGCACATAGCGGTTTCTACGGTGGGTGTGCCGCCGGCGAGGGTTATCAGAGCCGTCGGAGAGCTCGCGAGGTCGATTGGGACAGAAGGACTTGTTGCAGGCCAAGTGGTTGATATTTGTTCTGAGGGACTTACCGATGTGGGTTTGGAACACCTTGAGTTTATCCATTTACACAAAACGGCAGCGTTGCTTGAAGCTGCTGTGGTGCTAGGAGCAATTCTGGGAGGTGGGTCTCACGAAGAGGTTGAAAAGTTGAGGAATTTCGCGAGGTATATTGGGTTGTTGTTTCAAGTGGTGGATGATATTCTTGATGTGACAAAATCGTCTCAGGAATTGGGGAAAACAGCTGGGAAAGACTTGGTCGCTGATAAGGCTACTTATCCAAAGCTAATGGGCATTGAAAAGTCGAAGGAGCTTGCGGATAAATTGAACAAGGATGCACAAGATCAGCTATCTGGGTTTGATCCAAAGAAGGCTGCCCCGTTGATTGCTTTGGCTAATTACATTGCTAATCGGCAAAACTAGTCTCATTATATGTATAACAATTGTTGCTTAGGTGAAATGGATATTTATGTTTGAGAAAAGGTTAGAAGACTTTGCTGTAGCAGAAGAGCTTGTATCAAATCTTTGGAATATTCTTCTACATGGATGAATcaattatatcaattttttttttcttttgagattcATCTGTGTATGCTGGAATAGTCTTTATGTTTCAGATGCCAGTAATATGCTGCATCATCCTGTGTAATAAT
It encodes the following:
- the LOC126732591 gene encoding geranylgeranyl pyrophosphate synthase, chloroplastic-like — protein: MSCVNLSTWVQTCSLFNQAGRSRSPSFQILHPLKNIPVSIISQKRRRPISSFSVSAVLTKQDTLREEEESESEPTFSFKGYVAQKANSVNQALEACVSLKDPKKIHEAMRYSLLAGGKRVRPMLCIAACELVGGTESIAMPAACAVEMIHTMSLIHDDLPCMDNDDLRRGKPTNHKVFGEDVAVLAGDALLAFAFEHIAVSTVGVPPARVIRAVGELARSIGTEGLVAGQVVDICSEGLTDVGLEHLEFIHLHKTAALLEAAVVLGAILGGGSHEEVEKLRNFARYIGLLFQVVDDILDVTKSSQELGKTAGKDLVADKATYPKLMGIEKSKELADKLNKDAQDQLSGFDPKKAAPLIALANYIANRQN